From the genome of Fundidesulfovibrio putealis DSM 16056, one region includes:
- a CDS encoding TFIIB-type zinc ribbon-containing protein: MNCPHCNVTLVMADRCGVEIDYCPQCRGVWLDRGELDKIIERSTQVNSSRPAHDVQVQNHNGSPHEKYFSKHDDHDHHDKHGKHGKKKSWLGDILDF, translated from the coding sequence GTGAACTGCCCGCATTGCAATGTGACGTTGGTTATGGCCGATCGCTGTGGTGTTGAAATAGACTACTGTCCACAGTGCAGGGGCGTATGGCTCGACAGAGGGGAGCTCGACAAAATAATCGAGCGTTCCACGCAGGTGAATTCGTCTCGCCCCGCTCATGATGTTCAAGTACAAAACCACAACGGATCACCACATGAAAAATATTTTTCAAAGCACGATGACCATGATCATCATGATAAGCATGGAAAACACGGAAAGAAAAAGTCGTGGCTTGGAGACATCCTCGACTTTTAA
- the flgB gene encoding flagellar basal body rod protein FlgB, translating into MHIFTGGNILLQKVADLRLQQQNIISSNIANVNNQAYRHKSLDFESQLQAAYHAKGSPLTTTDPDHMGSQKYTGVKGEIETEFKPKMVHGQDSVDLDKEMTEMASNALQFSAMMTLIQKDFAGKFKYLEEFSK; encoded by the coding sequence ATGCATATATTCACTGGCGGAAACATACTGTTACAAAAAGTGGCAGACCTTCGTCTACAGCAGCAAAACATAATTTCGTCAAACATTGCCAATGTTAACAATCAAGCATACCGGCATAAATCGCTAGATTTTGAAAGTCAGCTCCAAGCCGCATACCACGCTAAGGGAAGCCCTCTTACTACAACTGATCCAGATCACATGGGAAGTCAAAAATACACTGGGGTTAAAGGCGAAATTGAAACTGAGTTCAAACCCAAAATGGTTCACGGTCAAGATTCTGTCGATCTAGACAAAGAGATGACTGAGATGGCAAGCAACGCACTGCAATTTAGTGCCATGATGACCTTGATTCAGAAAGATTTTGCGGGAAAATTTAAGTATCTGGAAGAGTTCTCTAAATAG
- a CDS encoding cation diffusion facilitator family transporter, with translation MLEIGRSQQRAIRISFAAGVIILLFKFVAYYATNSAALLSDALESIINVIASAFAMWSIHLAKTPPDANHPYGHGKVEYFSALLEGVLIIIAAGCILYTAFPKILEPEELTRLDYGLLVSVVASAMNLALGLFLIRQGRSTNSITLVADGKHVLTDVYTTAGVLIGLAVVLLTNWLWMDGLIACIVAINILWTGYGLARESVKGLMNEADHTLVKEICTLLNSNRRSEWISVHKLRAWRAGRFIHIDFHLVLPKQLSFEEAHSVVADLESLFGRKYDGVAEVMIRTDMCDYDFCSMCYYEKCKEVGAKTPQNPWDEQVLCSDFNK, from the coding sequence ATGCTTGAAATTGGAAGGTCGCAACAGCGGGCGATTAGAATTTCTTTTGCCGCGGGCGTGATTATTTTACTGTTTAAATTCGTTGCGTACTATGCAACGAATTCTGCGGCATTGCTTTCTGATGCCTTGGAATCCATAATCAATGTCATAGCCAGCGCATTTGCCATGTGGAGTATCCATCTGGCGAAAACTCCACCAGACGCGAATCATCCCTACGGGCATGGAAAAGTTGAATATTTTTCCGCATTACTTGAAGGAGTTTTGATAATAATCGCAGCGGGCTGTATCTTGTATACTGCCTTTCCAAAGATTTTAGAGCCAGAAGAACTCACTCGCCTTGATTATGGTCTTTTAGTTTCCGTGGTAGCATCAGCGATGAATTTAGCACTGGGGTTGTTTTTAATAAGGCAAGGGCGATCAACTAATTCGATTACCCTCGTAGCCGACGGGAAACATGTTCTCACTGATGTCTACACCACTGCTGGCGTTTTGATTGGCCTCGCCGTAGTATTGCTCACGAATTGGCTTTGGATGGACGGGCTGATCGCTTGCATCGTTGCGATTAATATCCTTTGGACGGGGTATGGACTTGCCAGGGAATCAGTTAAAGGTCTTATGAATGAGGCTGACCACACGTTGGTCAAAGAAATTTGCACTCTTTTAAATAGTAACAGACGTTCTGAATGGATTTCAGTACATAAGCTCCGTGCTTGGCGCGCAGGGAGATTTATTCATATTGATTTTCATCTTGTTCTGCCGAAGCAACTCTCATTTGAGGAAGCTCACAGTGTGGTTGCTGACCTCGAATCTCTTTTTGGAAGGAAGTATGATGGGGTCGCAGAGGTAATGATCCGGACTGACATGTGCGATTACGATTTTTGTTCAATGTGTTACTATGAAAAGTGCAAAGAGGTAGGTGCGAAAACGCCCCAAAACCCATGGGATGAGCAAGTTCTTTGCTCAGACTTTAACAAATAA